A genomic segment from Glycine soja cultivar W05 chromosome 18, ASM419377v2, whole genome shotgun sequence encodes:
- the LOC114397138 gene encoding uncharacterized protein LOC114397138, which produces MAEYEACTLGIQAEIDFKVKLLKVYGDSALVIHQLRGEWETRDHKLIPYQAYIRKLIEYFDDISFHHIPREENQMADALATLASMFQLTPHGDLPYIEFRCLGKPAHCCLTEEEQDGKPWYFDIKRYIEDKEYPWKASDNDKRTLRRLATGFFLSGNIMYKSDVDIKAQAHDNHQIQAHDPIQDIGGPMTRAKAKKAQEVVEHMVTILRAIQMQGEAQHLEGHKRELLVLCVECLE; this is translated from the coding sequence ATGGCTGAGTATGAGGCATGCACGCTTGGGATCCAAGCGGAAATTGACTTCAAGGTCAAGTTGCTCAAGGTATATGGAGACTCAGCCTTAGTAATCCaccagttgagaggagaatgggagacCAGGGATCataagttgataccctaccaaGCCTACATAAGGAAATTGATAGAGTACTTCGATGACATATCCTTTCACCACATTCCTAGAGAGGAGAATCAGATGGCTGATGCCCTTGCCACTCTGGCGTCCATGTTCCAACTAACCCCGCATGGGGAtttgccgtacatcgaatttaGATGTCTTGGAAAGCCTGCACATTGCTGCTTGACAGAAGAGGAGCAAGATGGTAAACCTTGGTACTTTGATATCAAGCGATACATCGAAGACAAGGAATACCCATGGAAGGCCTCTGACAACGACAAGAGAACGTTGCGAAGGTTGGCAACTGGCTTTTTCCTAAGTGGAAATATCATGTACAAGAGTGATGTGGACATCAAAGCCCAAGCCCATGACAACCACCAGATCCAAGCCCATGACCCTATACAAGACATAGGAGGACCCATGACAAGAGCAAAAGCTAAAAAGGCCCAAGAAGTTGTGGAACATATGGTGACTATTCTGAGGGCAATTCAAATGCAGGGAGAGGCCCAACACTTGGAGGGCCATAAGAGAGAGTTGCTAGTCCTATGTGTTGAATGCTTGGAATGA